From a region of the Hippopotamus amphibius kiboko isolate mHipAmp2 chromosome 3, mHipAmp2.hap2, whole genome shotgun sequence genome:
- the NPY1R gene encoding neuropeptide Y receptor type 1 translates to MNSTLFSQVENRSIYYNFSEKSSQLLAFENDDCHLPLAMIFTLALAYGAVIILGVSGNLALIIIILKQKEMRNVTNILIVNLSFSDLLVAIMCLPFTFVYTLMDHWVFGEAMCKLNPFVQCVSVTVSIFSLVLIAVERHQLIINPRGWRPSNRHAYVGIAVIWVLALASSLPFLIYQVLTDEPFQNVTLDAFKDKYVCFDKFPSDSHRLSYTTLLLVLQYFGPLCFIFICYFKIYIRLKRRNNMMDKMRDNKYRSSETKRINIMLLSIVVAFAVCWLPLTIFNTVFDWNHQIIATCNHNLLFLLCHLTAMISTCVNPIFYGFLNKNFQRDLQFFFNFCDFRSRDDDYETIAMSTMHTDVSKTSLKQPSPVELKKMHSDDNETI, encoded by the exons ATGAATTCAACGTTATTTTCCCAGGTGGAAAATCGTTCAATCTATTATAATTTTTCAGAGAAGAGTTCCCAGCTTTTGGCTTTCGAAAATGACGATTGTCATCTGCCCTTGGCCATGATATTCACCTTAGCTCTTGCTTATGGAGCTGTGATCATTCTTGGGGTCTCTGGAAACCTGGCCTTGATCATCATCATCTTGAAACAAAAGGAGATGAGGAATGTCACCAACATCCTGATTGTGAACCTTTCCTTCTCGGACTTGCTTGTTGCCATCATGTGTCTCCCCTTCACATTTGTCTACACATTGATGGACCACTGGGTTTTTGGTGAGGCGATGTGCAAGTTGAACCCTTTCGTGCAGTGTGTTTCTGTCACCGTGTCCATCTTCTCTCTGGTCCTCATTGCCGTGGAACGGCATCAGCTGATCATCAACCCACGGGGCTGGAGACCAAGCAATAGACATGCTTACGTAGGCATTGCTGTCATCTGGGTCCTTGCGCTGgcttcttctctgcccttcctgATCTACCAAGTATTGACGGATGAGCCGTTCCAAAATGTGACCCTCGATGCGTTCAAGGACAAGTACGTCTGCTTTGATAAATTTCCATCAGACTCTCACCGGTTGTCTTACACCACTCTCCTCTTGGTGCTGCAGTATTTTGGCCCACTCTGTTTTATATTCATTTGCTATTTCAAG ATATATATAcgcttaaaaagaagaaacaacatgATGGACAAGATGAGAGACAATAAGTACAGGTCCAGCGAAACCAAAAGAATCAACATCATGCTGCTGTCCATTGTGGTGGCATTTGCGGTCTGCTGGCTGCCTCTCACCATCTTCAACACCGTGTTCGATTGGAATCATCAGATCATTGCTACGTGCAACCATAACCtgttattcctgctctgccacctcACAGCCATGATCTCCACCTGTGTCAACCCCATATTTTATGGCTTCCTGAACAAAAACTTCCAGAGGGACCTGCAGTTCTTCTTTAACTTCTGTGATTTCCGGTCTCGGGATGATGACTATGAGACCATCGCCATGTCCACCATGCACACGGATGTTTCTAAAACGTCCCTGAAGCAGCCAAGCCCCGTTGAGCTTAAGAAGATGCACAGTGATGATAACGAAACCATCTGA